Genomic window (Leptospira bouyouniensis):
TCTGGACTGAGAGAAATCTCTTGGGACATACTGGTAAACTTAAAAAAATTGCCAGCAGAATCCAGTTTTGTCTAGCGATTTATGTTTTCTGCAAATGTTTGCCTAGGATTTCCATCACTCCCGAAAGTGTAGGTTTGCATGGTAAGATCACATTCTTCAGAGTTTCATCCACTTTGGGAATCTTACCTTCGTGGAATGCAAGTTTGAATTCAGTAAACTTGAGTCCATTCGCAGTGGAAATGACAACCACCGATTCATTTTGTTGGACCACTCCCGATTGGATCGATTTTAAAAGTGCTGCCAGAGCAACGCCAGTGTGAGGGTCATTATAAAGTCCGTACAAATCCCCTTTTGCACTTGCGTTTGCTAATTCTTCCTCTGTTGCCACTTCGACAACTCCGTTGAATTTTTTAAGAACGCGGATCGCTTTTTTCACAGAGACTGGGTCTCCAATTTGAATGGCAGAGGCTAAAGTTTTTTCGGCCGTAACCGGAGAGAACTCCGCAAAACCTTTCTTAAACGATTTATACAATGGGCTCGCATTTTTTGCCTGCGCAAGGATGATCCTTGGCAATTTATCGATCAGGCCTAGTTCCAACATCATTTCGAAACCCATCCCAAGTGCCGATACATTCCCTAAATTCCCACCTGGGATCACCACCCAATCTGGGACTTTCCAACCAAGTTGTTGGGTAATTTCAATCGAGATTGATTTTTGCCCTTCTATTCGTAGGGAATTCATAGAATTTGCTAAGTAAATCGACTTTTCTTGTGTGAGTTCTTTCACGACAGCCATACAACCATCAAAGTCAGTTTCTAATGCCAGAACAATCGCACCATTTGAAACAGGTTGGATGAGTTGTGCCGTAGATACTTTGTTAGCTGGAAGTAGAATGATAGCAGGGATTCCTGCTTTTGCCGCATAGGAAGCGAGTGCCGCCGAGGTGTCTCCTGTGGACGCACACGCAACCGCTTTGATAGGAACACCATCCGATATCATTTGGTTCACTTGGCTTACAAGGACTGTCATTCCCAAATCTTTAAAGGAACCTGTGTGGGAAACGCCGCACTGTTTTACATGAAGGCTTTTTAGACCAAGGTCTTTGGCAAATCGAGAAGCATCATATAAGTGGGTCGTCCCTTCCCCTGATGTGATGATATTTTGGTCATTGATTTCGGGGAGGACCCATTCCTTTTTGCCCCAAACTCCCGAAGCATAGGGAAATTGACTCGATCGAAAACGAGATTCAAAAGTAGATTTCCATTCTTCAGCTGGGATTTTTTTTAAGCTGTCCAAATCATGTTCTACGTTTAAAAGTTCTCCACAACTTGAACAGGAATAGATGACTTGGTGGAGTGGGTATGTTTTGCGACAGGAGTCATTGGTACAGCGAAACTGTGCTCGGAATTGATATTTTGTAAGTGACATAGACTTCTCTAGGCTTCAGATTTACGGAAACTTCCTTTTCCATACTGGAGAATGGGGAAAAATGCACGAATGATTTTTATCGTTTTTTGATGGATATGGAAACAGAAACTAAAGGCCCCGGTTGGTGGTTCAAAATCAAACGATACATGAGAAGGAGCCTCTTCGTCTTCTTATTTCTCTGTTTCTTACTCTTTGTCCGGGTATTTTTGTTCCAAATTTACTCAGTCCAAGGAAATTCCATGTATCCGACCCTCGAACACGGATCCGTCGTTTTTGTTTGGAAAGGTGGGTATGCCATCTCCGCCAAATTTTTTGGAACAGAACTTTTGTATACAGATCCAAATATCAACAAATTAGACCTTGTGTTATTTGTGAGTCAAGAAGACGAACTAGTCGTCAAACGCGTGATTGGTTTGCCTGGCGAATTTTATTCAATTGAAGCAGGAAGAGTTCTCATCGATTCAATGG
Coding sequences:
- the thrC gene encoding threonine synthase → MSLTKYQFRAQFRCTNDSCRKTYPLHQVIYSCSSCGELLNVEHDLDSLKKIPAEEWKSTFESRFRSSQFPYASGVWGKKEWVLPEINDQNIITSGEGTTHLYDASRFAKDLGLKSLHVKQCGVSHTGSFKDLGMTVLVSQVNQMISDGVPIKAVACASTGDTSAALASYAAKAGIPAIILLPANKVSTAQLIQPVSNGAIVLALETDFDGCMAVVKELTQEKSIYLANSMNSLRIEGQKSISIEITQQLGWKVPDWVVIPGGNLGNVSALGMGFEMMLELGLIDKLPRIILAQAKNASPLYKSFKKGFAEFSPVTAEKTLASAIQIGDPVSVKKAIRVLKKFNGVVEVATEEELANASAKGDLYGLYNDPHTGVALAALLKSIQSGVVQQNESVVVISTANGLKFTEFKLAFHEGKIPKVDETLKNVILPCKPTLSGVMEILGKHLQKT
- the lepB gene encoding signal peptidase I, with amino-acid sequence MRRSLFVFLFLCFLLFVRVFLFQIYSVQGNSMYPTLEHGSVVFVWKGGYAISAKFFGTELLYTDPNINKLDLVLFVSQEDELVVKRVIGLPGEFYSIEAGRVLIDSMELLENYLPKGSYTSEPSTSVFLNRHHSPFLAMDKQGRIPPGYYLLLGDNRQYSTDSRSFGLVPVEKIKGKVIFYF